TATACAGTTCCACATTATAGAAGAACGTTCTAGTGAAGGAAAAAACGCAGAGAATATTACTACACAAAAAAATGGTACCCCGTACTGTAGGTTGCTGTGTTCACACCATGTCATTCATTTGATATCAAAAATATTCCACAAATATCTTACTAAAAACATGGATCTAAggatgttaataatatatttgtcagatgttaataatatatcttttaaggatattaataatatatttgtctCGACAGTTCTGATGAGCAACCGAACAAGtaggacattttttaaaatgccaGAACCGTTTTCTGGTTTAAGAATctaaaactatttaatttttaatacttctattattatctataaattCGATTATTATCTGGAATACCATTGATAAATATATGTGAGGAGCCTAAAATGAATGAAGgttctttaaaactataaatcttGGACAGTGCTGCTCTATATTACTTTtgttcaataatatattaattttaaacctGTAACTCTCTGATGATAAGATTACGACTTTTCCCTTGTAACACAACTTGCGCCTGAGATATCAGATCTTCTGGAACAAACGGCGCCGGCACAGAAGCGATGGGACGAGAACTGCTACCACTTCCTCCACCCATAATAACTCCAGGTGGTCCTATTCGACCGCCACTGCCGCTTCCTCCGCCGCTGCTACCACCACGTATCGCGGAACTGTTACGCATGATCCGCGCACGCGAGCGTGACATCCCCGTCCTACTGCCGCTACTGCTACTTCCATTGCCATTCGGTGCGGAATTAGAGTTTCCAACATGATTTTTACTTGTACTACAATGagataaacattttcttattaaactGACTTCTTATATACGTATCCAGATAGCAACATGTCTGTATGTTGCTCGCATTCATATCATGTGTTACTATCAGAATGGCAATAACTAAATCCgcaattaatgttttcacaATGTGACAATTTTTGGATAGTAACTTGTTAACAATGTGCTTTGAAATCGTCATCATTAAAATTAGAGATGCACCGAATAATGATTTTACTGGATAATCCAGCCGGATACTATTTAACCGAATAAACTAGATATTCGGCagaaaatgtttcaatatttaaaaaatgaagttaaattatcaatcaaaaaaagaaaataaaatatcatcattTACTTTAatagaaacaatattttattatttttattgtcaacTTTTTTGATAACTATTCTTAAAtagttgttaaaaataaaaattaagtatttaaaattatcattataaaatttagcATTTCTGCATTGTTtagatacaatttattttgattatctaTATAAACTTTTCGTGCGGAAATAGTCTTTCTGAGTTTACTGAAAAGGGTAGAGCacttatatatttcaaaacaagttttttttaaaatttggaaattcaGAGGGATATTTTTTCTATCACAATATGGGATTCTTTGTCCTTTTTGTTAGAAGCAATAccaaatatttctcaaattcaGTTTGATATTTCACTTTTCAGTATTGAAGTAAGGTATTAAAGTAATACTAGATTATCTGGCTGGATAAAAGAAAATACCTAGTTATCCGATGCGTCTAATTAAAATTCGTGCTGTTACCATTTTGttgctataataatttataagatcaCTCAATACGGATATATATTGCCGACAAAGCGAGGTAACTTATAGAAAAATATCTTGATGTTAAACTACTGGCAGTACATACATACAGAGAAAGATATcgattctattattaaaaaaaaaaaaaaacgttattcaATTTACTTCTTTCTTCtcgcaaataacaattatttttaacaatattttcttgataattatcttaaaatatactaatcacaaattttagaataaatattaaaaaaaagaatttatactcttttgaagaatatataaaattgtatcaaagagagagagagagagagaaaagagagtcagtcagtcagaacaagcaaatcaaatttttaattaatatttttgattaaagtaataaatcattaagattcagaatattttttaaatagatttaatgcTTATGACGAACTTATTCTAGATTTGCAGATATACTcatgaaagatttaaaataaataatatttatttaattcaaatatatgtaaacaaaagtttttctatatgtaaacaaaagtttattttaagtaaatattaatgtttcaagtaaataaaggtattttaaaattattgttaagaaaatattctttaaaaaataatctttacttaaaaaaaaaaattaaaaattgagaaaaaattattttttcagagaAGAgtgatatttttctatatatatatacattattgcCTTCGTCTTACTTCAATATCGGTATAATCGAAATCGGAAACAAATACAAGGCAGATTATCAACACCATAAGCAATCATAAATTTGTGGGATTTGCTCTTAGATATTTTAAGAGCTTTATTATCTGGGAAATTGTCCTCTCATATGTATTTACTCTATTTATCTTTACTTACTTTCTATTAGGTTCATTTTTACTCAAGTCCAATCTATCCGGTAGTACTGTAAATGCAACTCTAGCTATTCTACTATCATCCGTAAGAAGAGCAATGTGAGTTGGTCCAACCACGATGCGCTTTATCGGTGTTTTCAAGGAATTAAAAGCCGATGGTGTAACAAATCcatatctatttattttgtcCGCTATCTCTCTCAACctagaatataaaaagaaatatatgaaatataatgtaaaactagttaattatataacaaagtagACAAAATAGATAGGGAATAAGAACAAAAACATACAATATGTAATACATAACAATTgtgataagaaaaaaatgtaatataacttaGAGGTATGTTAAAGGCTATGTTaaacaagtaaataaaataagatactATGATGTGGTTGGAAACAGTATTAGAGACCCGGCGtacaatagaggaatattagatattaagaataagaattaaaattttagaatgaaCTTATTAacgaatattgaatattataccgcataatagatatttaataagatataatgcataaatatattatacgaaacttattatttattattatttatctgtagTACTTAGAAAACTGATCCTAAATTTCTGAAAACTAATTCtctaatttctattattaatatctaatattcctccatTGTGCATAAGGCTTTACAATCttggataaatattatttagtcaTTAAGATATAGATGGATGTAagtaattttgtaaatcaaGTCTCTTCTTGATTTTGCAAGCTAAAgtaataaattctattctattctctATGTAACAAAGAACGTAATTATCTTTTTGAAATTGGACAAGCTAATATGTATACAAGATAATCATGACGTATATTAACTCTCTGTACACATGATTAAGGGATCGATTCTGTAATTTTAACGATGTCGTTATGATATCATTACGCTGCTACtacataatacaaaaaaacCTGCGCAACAATTCCATAATATCGTTATAGTTACAAAATCAACTCCTAAGTCAGGACATATCTGAGTTGATCTTACAAGTGCACACTTTTTTCCAAGAAACTTTTCCAGTGCACACATGGTTCTGTTACGACATCTGACGCTATTTTTGTTATCTTACAATATTATACGAAATCtggaaaaatttatgaaactaTTGTCAACATTGTAGCTAAAGATTTCATTGTTATATTGATAAGGATCATTTatgaatatcttatttttaataaactttgaaacaagtaataaacttcatgttattttattttttgacaataataatAGGAAAATGATGATTTGTCGAAATCTTTTAAGAAGTTATTTTGATCGAAAGCGCcagttttcataaataattagcaaaattgttatttatgaaaaaaagttatacacTGGTCTGTCACATtcgtacaaaattttttacgcgTGATATTCAGCgatataaatgattatataattagctgaaatataaaatattaaaggttACATATAGTTTCTTCgcgcaaaaattttaaatgtgtataCAAATCCTCTATACATTCAACTCTATGCATAGAGTCATAATTACATGATATCTTAAAAATGAACCAATATCTGGACAATCTAAAATGCACATTTGTAATGTCCTAAATgcttattcttaatatattgtttataagaTTGAGtagtaattaaacaattttttttttaaattaaataataaagttaaaaaattaataacttttaatttaacttacaaGTTGTtagtttaacttaattttaaataatttaactggttttaaaacacataaactttaatttattaatttttcctaaGCTAAAACTTCATCTATGTAAAAGTAAATACATTcctacataaaaataatattgctttgttctttcatataaacttaatttacaaataaaatattaaatttgtttaatgatctattataattttaagtaatctaatttttaaaatgtatgaaattctaatttaatatgaatgtttttcaaagttaatttttaatttaacttaatttaattttaatgtaacttttaactagttagttttttgtaacttttaattaaattaattttataagcaattAACTCTAAttcaaaacttaatttaattaaagaaatatattaacttactcaacctaattgtttataaaataaatataaggaaTTACATTGACAAATACAGTTTCTTAAGGAAACTTTAcattgtcaaaataattaatataattgaatgtaagctgttatttttttcacattatgtgaaaaatctaaataaaaaaaaaatctaaaatgataaaaaaagaaatcttggttaataactgacaaaatataaagtTCTCGGCACAACTAAtagtgataattttaaatatataacactcgttttaattacacatgtagaattacaattgataaaGGCTAAGTATAGCTGAAACATATCGTTGACTGTAAGTCATCCTTTTAATGtagtaatattttgaatatatcttATATGCTCAGTTAATTGACCTTACTGTCAAATTCTTATTTGTTGTCAAAATATATGCTCCAACCTAACTGTGtaacaaatttgattttttaatattactttttataacataaaaaataaccttttataatatttaaaataccttataaatatctttaagtatttaaagattacaaataaatcttataaaaaaaatacatttaaaattaataaattctggGATAAATTTCGAGTTCTGGAGCTTCGTGTCTCTTTTACCAACTATTTTCTTTAGAAACAGTAAATAAACAGAcctgtttattttataattgagtaATCGCTACTTTGTTGCGAACGCAGCAGATCCATGGAGgattaattttcatcatttttaaaagtattaaagttttacaatgaaaaattcTTCCATGTATACTTTACACCTCTAGAAAGCATTTGTGTACATAGATTATCAAAACAAAAACCtgcatataaatattacaactaATTAAAGTGTGcttaaattttcaaagaaaagaaatatgttGACCGAGATTTTTCAGGTGTGTTAAAAGtgaatttttcttaaacattcTCGTTACTGCAAGATTTTCTATGTAATAGTAACAAAGCAAATATCACAAGTTTCAATGACATCGTTTATTTTAATGACACCATTTATTCGTTCATTGTATGTgattgtatatattaaatattgttattataagttctttatagttttttaagatgcttatagtattgttattaaatttgtcGATCAAATTTGAAATACTGTTTCTAGTTTCAGTTTACAATTGCATTTTAAGTCCAACCATATTgacatataatttatagaactgaaaaatatatttaaccctTAACTACACTGGCTAAAAGTGCCAAAACAAAAGCCcatcttttttgaattttttgtggaaaaatgGAAAGAGATAGAGCAGTCGGAtatgtttcaatataaaaatagtattctctttcttcattatttaaatttttatagagaatttaaataattataattttaaactataattcCATCACGCGAAATTGTATGGGATACATACATTTGTATCCCACCAGAGTGATTAAGGTTAGATTCCGAAACGTCCTTTCCAAGGAAAACTTTGCTCGAAATACATAGTACACGTAACATATACTGTATtatatcgaataaaattttgctcGGAGAGGATGTTTTAGAATGTAGCTTAAGagttaatatcaaaataaccaGCTGTAAGATACTCTAAAGCATAAAAGTTGTTAAGTATTGATAGGCAAATGGAAAATATTCGGAAAGGTATGGAACATTTAGAGTAGTAGTGAGAGTGCTAGCTGTTGGAACAAAGGATAGAGAGTTCAAATTCCAATCAGTTCCTTTAATTTTTCTGTTGCTTACAAATATCTTACAGCTTACACAACTCGTACCTGCAAGAACACTAAAGCAATATAACATAGGCTAATGAGCAAATTTAAGATAATGATACatcatttatttgtatattaatgttaaaacaaGATGTTCAATATGATTTGACCTTCTTTAgctttattactaaatatatttaataattacaatgaaaatattaagCATCAAAATCTGATTCAGCAATAGCATTTCTTGCTTCTTAAATATTAAGATCACAGTTACATCTTTCAGTAATTAATCTCGTATTTCGAGTGAATGCATGATTCGAAACTTAATTGATGCGCATATGCGTATGCATTAGAACAAGATCAATTGCTGGATGTCACATTTTTATAGGTTGCGATTAAAATATGGCGAGGATACTGATGAAGGGGACTGCACGGGTTAGTCGAACAAATACATGCTAAACAGGAGAAACGGAAATAGTACGCGTACGTGCGACATGCTGCAACATGTCGTAACGTGTCGTGAAATAAATGGAACACTCTGGAAACGGGGAAAGAATGGAATTCTTCTTCTCTCGAGTACGATGTACAAACTAGGGTAAGCAGCTAATGGGGACCCGTTGAGTAAGTAAAATTGCTCACCTATCATTGAGTTGGTCGTCGGTGCCTGGTAAAGGATGTACGACGAGATGAATCGAAGTCATAATGACTTCAACTCACGCGCGTCTGACGTCAGGATTATTCTCTCACTGTACACAAAATTTCACTGAACGATCAGAACGACGGGACGACGGTTCAGCCATGTTTTCGACGAAACgtccagttatatacacatgcACCAGGGTGCAAACATGGCGTTCCCAGCGTTCGTAAATATACGTCATGTGTTCCCGCCATGAAAATCTATTATCTAGAGACACTTTTGAGCTTGCCCGCGTGGCAGAAATGGAGTGAAGAGTTGGCGCGGTAACCAATCAAAGTTGAATAGAGTTTATCATTTTTCGCGCGACAAAAGATATGATTGGCCAACTTCCGTCGCGCGGTAAGTGGTTCCGCATCCTGTGTGATGGGCACACGAAACATTTCTGTGCTCCGAGCCGCTCCGGCCGAtatttctgaacgcagccttgaACGCACTcactaatagcgttttcgactgcagtGGGTTTGGTCCAATGCAGCCCTTTagagggcctcgcacatgaaatgcataacataagcacaacataagaccgatggatcAATGAGCATttagcataaagtcgccatattgattgacataagattcccattggtccagagaccttaaagggcctcgcacatgaaatgcataacataacatatgcacaacataagaccgatgggccaatgagcatctaacataaagtcgccatattgatttacgtagcattttcattggtccgtcactcttatgttgtgcttatgttacgttatgcatttcatgtgcgaggctcttAAGCCtatcgcacataaaatgcataacataacgtAAGCACATCATAAGAGCAATGaaccaatgagcattcagcataagtcgccatattgatttacataagattcccattggtccagaggccttaagcctatcgcacatgaaatgcataacataacataagcacaacataagagcaatgaatcaatgagcattcagcataagtcgccatattgatttacataagattcccattggtccaaaGGCCTTAAGGActtcgcacatgaaatgcataacataacataagcacaacataagaccgatagaccaatgagtatctagcataaagtcgccatattgatttacgtaagattctcattggtccagaggccttatgctatgtttatgctctgttatgcatttcatgtgcgaggccctttatgctacgcttatgctttgttatgcatttcatgtgcgaggccatTCACTCCCTTGGTCGATACTAACGATAATCGATCCCTAACCTCATGCCTTCTTCAGACTTGGTTTCGATTTTCGATTTatcgtaatatatatttatattataccgATTATACCTATGATAGTAGCAGTGCACGTTTTGTTTCTCTCttatattagaataaataattcgtcaatttattgttatagaaaTATGAAGCTTCTGACACATAATATGTTAACGTCTAGAGCTATGAAAGGCGTGACAGATGGCTATCCTCTAAAAATTGTTGTAAGCTAATATTTCCTTTATATTACATGatacaaattgtaatttatacatCTAGAACATAACATTTCTTTAGAAAGGTTAAAATATccattaacaataaataataacaatttattatctagtatcataaataaaaaagttgataCAGTTTCCAAAGGAGAAACAGACTTCTTACATTTAACTCTTGTTGCTAAATCACATAgggtttgttttttattgctgcacTGAGAATTGCAATAGATTACACTAAAATTTTCCTTCTCactttcatcaaattttaatcGAATCTATATCTACTTTAAGTAGAGAAAATACATTAGGTCAACTTTAAAAAACAGGTCTATAGAAAACTCAAAAGAAGCTATAACTAATtgtctatattatataaataagaattttcaaatttgctcattttcaaaaatctgaatattttttgatatctcgatATCaactaaagtttaaaatatttgattattttaatttcttttaatatttattatttattgtaataatagatAGTTTTTAGGTTTCTGTTAATTAATTCATGATATTCTATTAgctttaaatatctttttgttcattttttaacaaaaaatttatattaaaaataattatggctCTTATGAATAAATCAAGAAGTATATGTTTAAACGCTTTTAGAACCTCTCTTGGTATTTAAGTGTTAACTTACAATaagtattagaaaattaattcgcAATGGCACAAATATTTTGATCCTTGTGTCGGATCCTTTTCAGTGCGAGGAGCGATGTTCTATTGCAGCTTGGAATAATGTGAATGTGGTCTGAAGTCACCTTGATCAGCACGGTATTAAAGTTAAAAggtgtcaaataataaaattaatttctccaTTTGGACATCATTgttatactaaattaaaatatcccgatttgcaaaaaatttaaaatttaaaatattcaaaactaATCCATTATATCGGATGGACGAAATTAAAACACCTCACAACTGCGGTTCTTGGtgtcgaataattttttaaattttaagttttcaaCTTAAACTGCGCGCTGCATATTCGTCGGACTGGAAACACAATCATGAAGccggaatagtaatattaatgctattagaagtgtataaaatataaaaataacacttcAGCCATGGTACAAACTTGGATCTCTCAAATTCCGTGCGAATGTCCTACCACTTCGCCTCGGTGGTTGAAGTGATAGGACGCCCCCACGGAATTCGGAAGATCCAGGTTCGAACAATAGCTGAGGTGTTATTTTctcgcaataaaataatttacagtttttctgGGGAGGGAGgatattaaaatgctttttatagCATTGATATTACTATTTTGGCTTTTTGAttgtttcaagtccgacgaatatgcggcgcgcagtttgagttgaaaaattattattgaagaaCCACTACGACTGATAGACCTTCTAGTCTCGCAAAAAAactcaaattttaatatttaaaataatgtgagTGTTTCAGAGGTAGACCAGACTATGTACGAGACGACGGGTCTTGAAGAAATGTAAAGTGGTAATGTGGTGGAGAGAGAAAGTATGATGTTAAGTACATTTTCTTCTACAAAATGACTCGTCGTCTCGTACCAATAAGAAGCTCTTTAACACCGTCAGAGAAAATCTAGGTCTGAATATTTGGGatcaaacaattttatgttactttgcaaattaaaaaaattatagtctaatatcaaaatatattaaatatatataatatataattttttgacagaAGCATATAGTTTTATGctaatttgaaatgttttataaaaacttaacatttatttctagtactttcaatttttcttgccttaaaaatgaaatatatgtaattttattctgATCCTACAGTTTTTTCACttaatagttatatatttattaaaaatattcatgatAATTTGCAGGCCCGAGACATTAGAGTGTCCGAAGTAGATTTTAATCCAGAATATATTGCTAGAATTATTCCAAAACTGGACTGGGCTGTTCTGTGGAAAGCTGCAGAGAGTGTAAGATTTTCATATATCTTTactggaatattataaaaatgcttGTAAACATTCTAACTCAACTCTCAATTATACTGGCCACATTTGACCTATTCAATTATATCCGTGGcataattttcttgttttaaattttgataagagttttaagaataaaatgaattttaaaaagttgctatttttttttatctgtaataattaaaaattttgaagctgaattatttattacaagtaCTTATTATAAAGATACTtcttattaactataattttataatgtatgttataatatagtttattataatactttaaatacacatgtacacacacacacataatactttataatagaactttataatactttataattaagataaattaatatattatatatttttttaattgtattaagttaaagttaatgattcataaaattaatttcattaaatataagttaagttaaaaattaaaattgaaaattttttatttatattaactcttAACTATGCTTGCGAGAAACTTACTTCACCGCACacaattatgcaaatatttctttttaaaatataactgaATTGTAATCTAAgattattgttagaaaaaaatcctaaagtTAATGTCGAAAATTAGAAGaaactctttatttttgttacttaaagtcttttaacaaactttattttctgttataattgtaataattatctttCAGCTTTCAGAATATTATAcaccaaataaaaaataccaacttttaaaatttaatttatttttaaaacttatcaaAATTTGAGGTAGAAAACTATCCCGCGCGGactgttttacaaaaattcttGGCATTCATAAATCGTTTGCTTCTTctgaatatttcgaatatattcAACTTCTCGATTTTCGCATCTATTTAGTCTTTGTCTTGACCTTCTGGGTatcgattaaagaaaaaattgtgcaaattctACGCATTAGGTATCGAAATATATGCAATTGAAAATAGTCGGGTGACGTACACccatgtgtggcaaaatatcAAATCCAATATAGTGTGTAATCTGAGGACTTAGaatgtttattctttttaaattagattttctaaacatcaaataacaaaataattacaatatgaatCATTAATAAATTCAGAGTCGTTGTTTTTAAccaaattttgaacaaaaaaaaaaacaccgcAGCGTTTATTAACGTTCTTAAAGGGCCTATATGTTTGAACCATAACTATGTAACATTAATGTAGATGGTTCAAGTTCTGGCTAAGCAGAACAACCTTTCGAAAAATAATTGTGGCTTTGGCATAAATTTTGTAATCAATTTCATGGttcttgtattaattttatctttaaatgacatcttttactattaaattaaacTCATTTGAACTCTTGAATAACGAATTAAACTCATTAATAAACaatgatgaatatatttttaaatttgtaacagCAACGCACTGAAAAAGACCTAATGAAAAGATTGATACATTTGtgtattaatatgttaaatcagtaaaattattGTGTATTAATATGTATTGGCAATTTATAAGCAATTtgtcaatattaatatcaaaatatgtacaTCTAGCGTGGCTCTTAATTtgaatatgtttttaattataatgaaaacaaatttcaaggattaattttaaaaataaaaaattaaaaaattttgaagttaaaaatttatttaaaataaactatgttaagttaaatgttattaaccttctaattttattatttaatttttttagttatcaaaccctatctattttatatatagcgGAAGGTAGTAAATCAGACCTATTTGTagtttttgctctctataagATGCAAATAAAGATCATAAAACCGATCATAAAACCACTGTTggaaaaatcatgtaattctTATTTCTCACTTGTGTTGAAccataatggaaaatgtaaaaacattttttctgatGGTTCCAAATTGGATCACCTTCTGTTCCAAATCAGATAGCTTTATTTTTGTCGATTTTTAGATAGaagatttaaaagattttaatgtattatttttttagtattgaataaaaatgatcaatttaacaatcaaaaataaaaattttattcagaaaataaaattgtgatagtttacataattagaattaaaattaataaaatttaattattccaaatctgactcgtaatattttactgatttaacatactaacaactaatattataaaaggcatttataattataaaaaaaatcattaattaatgattttccTTTGTATATCTCTTACACACTAATAAATGCTACAAAAGAAGATTTTATggacatttatataaaatatattttatttgaaaagatgattttttgaaataatttctttgacttaaaaaataacttttttaaaataatttttttgctgctAGTAAGCattaagcaacgttcaccagcaAGTTGTAAACTCGCAAAAGCGATCTTACGCTCGTCATGCAAATGTTTCATCTCACGATCCCTCTCATTACATGATGTATGTAACTTCATATGTCGAATACACATTACGGCACACATtgaattcaattatattatttgaaagttaCATTCAAGACTTTTAAggtaaagttgaaaaattaacgtctaacatatttctcaaaattacatagagaATATACACTTGTAAAAGTCGCTATTATcagcaaaactgaaattcagtttttataaaagcacAGTAAACACTAATGATCAGTAACCATCCTATAATGTCTAAATAGATtataacgaagtaattttaataactacTCGTAGAATTCAACGAATTATGCGAGATATCACGATATCTTACTATCCCACACGTACTTCCGTTTTTCTTCTCTCGTCCCCCCCCCGTCTCCTCTCTTtctgcatgtatgtatgtatatttagaaGAATGATTTGTTACAGATAGGGCATGTCGGTGAATTACCTCAGATTTTAATAGAGGACTTCGAAACAAATGAAGACTTTTTGAAA
The window above is part of the Solenopsis invicta isolate M01_SB chromosome 8, UNIL_Sinv_3.0, whole genome shotgun sequence genome. Proteins encoded here:
- the LOC105203335 gene encoding multifunctional methyltransferase subunit TRM112-like protein isoform X2; this translates as MPSSDLVSIFDLSNMKLLTHNMLTSRAMKGVTDGYPLKIVARDIRVSEVDFNPEYIARIIPKLDWAVLWKAAESIGHVGELPQILIEDFETNEDFLKKAHHVLLEIEVINGDLLCPESGRKFPINDGIPNMLLNEDEI
- the LOC105203335 gene encoding multifunctional methyltransferase subunit TRM112-like protein isoform X1, with product MIVAVHVLFLSYIRINNSSIYCYRNMKLLTHNMLTSRAMKGVTDGYPLKIVARDIRVSEVDFNPEYIARIIPKLDWAVLWKAAESIGHVGELPQILIEDFETNEDFLKKAHHVLLEIEVINGDLLCPESGRKFPINDGIPNMLLNEDEI
- the LOC105203335 gene encoding multifunctional methyltransferase subunit TRM112-like protein isoform X3, yielding MIVAVHVLFLSYIRINNSSIYCYRNMKLLTHNMLTSRAMKGVTDGYPLKIVIGHVGELPQILIEDFETNEDFLKKAHHVLLEIEVINGDLLCPESGRKFPINDGIPNMLLNEDEI